GCTACAAGCCGTTGTCGGTCTCGGGCTACCACATCCGCGAGGCCGGCTCGACCGCCGCGCAGGAGTTGGCGTACACCCTGGCCGACGGGTTCGGCTACGTCGAGCTGGGGCTCTCGCGCGGGCTCGACGTCAACGTCTTCGCCCCGGGGCTAAGCTTCTTCTTCGACGCGCACCTGGACTTCTTCGAGGAGATCGCCAAGTTCCGGGCCGCCCGCCGGATCTGGGCCCGCTGGCTGCGCGACGTCTACGGCGCCACCAGCGAGAAGGCCCTCTGGCTGCGGTTCCACACCCAGACCGCCGGGGTGTCGCTGACCGCGCAACAGCCGGTCAACAACGTGGTACGCACCGCGGTGGAGGCTCTCGCGGCGGTGCTCGGCGGCACCAACTCGCTGCACACCAACGCCCTCGACGAGACGTTGGCCCTGCCCACCGACGAGTCCGCTGAGATCGCCCTGCGCACCCAGCAGGTGCTGATGGAGGAGATCGGGGTGACCAACGTGGCCGACCCGCTCGGCGGCTCCTGGTACGTCGAGGCGCTCACCGACGCCATCGAGGCCGAGGCGGAGGAGATCTTCGCCCGGATCCGCCAACTCGGCGGCGACGGGCCGCACCGGATCGGCCCGATGACCTCCGGCATCCTGCGCGGCATCGAGGACGGCTGGTTCACCGGCCACATCGCCGAATCGGCCTTCGTCTACCAGCAGGCCCTCGAAAAGGGCGACAAGAAGATCGTCGGGGTCAACTGCCACACCGGTACTGTCGCCAAGGAGCTGGAGATCCTGCGTATCTCGCACGAGGTGGAGCTGGAGCAGCGCCGGGTCCTCGCCGGGCGTAAGGCCGCCCGCGACGACGCGGCGGTGACGGCGGCGGTGACCCGGATGATCGAGGTCAGCCGCACCGGCGGCAACATGATCCCGCCCATGCTCGACGCCGTCCGCGCCGAAGCCACCCTCGGTGAAATCTGCGACGCCCTACGCGCCGAATGGGGCACCTACCGCGAACCCCCCCGCTTCTGACCCCCACCCGCCCTCCCCTCTCCACCCTCCCCACCCTCTCCACTCTCCCCACCCTCCCCACACCCGCCCC
Above is a window of Micromonospora rifamycinica DNA encoding:
- a CDS encoding acyl-CoA mutase large subunit family protein, translating into MNADEIAAGRARWQARYDAARKRDADFTTLSGATVQPVYGPPEGTAYPGFERIGWPGEFPYTRGLHPTGYRGRAWTIRQFAGFGNAQQTNERYKMILGAGGGGLSVAFDMPTLMGRDSDDPQALGEVGHCGVAVDTAADMEALFDGIDLAGVTTSMTISGPAVPVFCMYLVAAERQGVDPSRLDGTLQTDIFKEYIAQKEWLFDPEPHLRLIGDLMEYCAAEIPRYKPLSVSGYHIREAGSTAAQELAYTLADGFGYVELGLSRGLDVNVFAPGLSFFFDAHLDFFEEIAKFRAARRIWARWLRDVYGATSEKALWLRFHTQTAGVSLTAQQPVNNVVRTAVEALAAVLGGTNSLHTNALDETLALPTDESAEIALRTQQVLMEEIGVTNVADPLGGSWYVEALTDAIEAEAEEIFARIRQLGGDGPHRIGPMTSGILRGIEDGWFTGHIAESAFVYQQALEKGDKKIVGVNCHTGTVAKELEILRISHEVELEQRRVLAGRKAARDDAAVTAAVTRMIEVSRTGGNMIPPMLDAVRAEATLGEICDALRAEWGTYREPPRF